One Myxococcota bacterium genomic window, AGCGACAGCGGCCGCCGCGTCGACTACAAGTACAAGGGCGAGGGCCGCGTCGTGTTCGGCGTGCACCGCTGGAACGGCCGCCTGCGCGTCGTGCGCATCGACTACGATCCGAACGAGGATGGCCAGTAAGCCCGAGGCCGCAGGACTCTCCGGAACTCCCCCGCCGGCCGACACAGCCCGAAGCTCCTCCACCCCGTCTCCGCTGACGCTGGGCACCGAGGCCGTGCGCCTCTCGGACGTCTGCGCGGTCGCCCGCGGCGAGCGCCGCGTCGTTCTTGCTGGCGACGCCGACTACCGCGCGCGCTTGCAGGCCGGACGCACGGCTCTCGCGTCCCGTCTCGAGAACGGCGGCGAGGTCTACGGCGTGACGACCGGGGTGGGCGCCAGCCAGGGCACCCACGTCGAGGCCCACGCACGGGAAGAGGCCGCGGCCCACATCCTCCGCTTCCACGGCGTCGGGACCGGGCGCGTGCTCGACCCGGAAGAGGCGGCGGCCGTCGTCGTGACGCGACTCGCGTCGCTGGCGCGGGGCTACTCCGCCGTGCGCCCCGAGGTCTTGGAGCGGCTCTGCGCGCTGCTGAACGCCCGCGTGCTGCCGCGCATTCCCGAGGAGGGATCGGTCGGCGCCAGCGGCGATCTCACGCCGCTCTCCTACGTCGCCGCGCTGCTCGTGGGGGAACGCGAAGCCTGGGTCGGTGACGGGATCGTCGACGCGGCGGAAGCGCACCAGACACAGGGGCTCGACCCCTTGGCGCTCGAGCCGAAGGAGAGCCTGGCCCTGATGAACGGGACGAGCGTGATGACGGCGCTCGCCGCCCTCTCGCTCGAACGCGCGCGGCGCCTGGCCCGCTTCGCGTGCGCGCTGACGGCGATGAGCGTGCGCGCCATCGCGGGCAACCCGGCCCACTACGCGCCCGAGATCTTCGCGCTGAAACCGCACCCGGGCAGCGAATGCGCGGCAGCCTGGATTCGCGCGGATCTGGCCCCGGCGGATGCCTGGAAGCCGATGCGGCTGCAGGACGTCTACTCGCTGCGCTGCGCCCCCCACGTGATCGGCGTGCTTCTCGACGCGCTGCGGTTCGCCGAGGAGTGGGTCGAGATCGAGCTCAACGGTGTCAACGACAACCCGATCGTCGACCCGGACGGCGGCGGCGTCTTCCACGGCGGCAACTTCTACGGCGGCCACATCGCCTTCGCGATGGACGGGGTGAAGGCCGCGGTGGCCGGAATCGCCGACCTCGTCGATCGACAGATGCAGCTCCTCTGCTCCCCGGCGACGAACGGTGGGCTCCCGGAGAATCTCACGGCCGGAGCCGCCGGCACCCACGGCTTCAAGGCGCTGCAGATCTCGACGTCGGCGCTGGCCGCCGAGGCGCTCAAGCTGACGATGCCGGCCGCCTCGTTCAGCCGCAGCACGGAAGCGCACAACCAGGACAAGGTGAGCATGGGCACGATCGCGGCGCGCGACTGTCGCCGGGTGCTCGAACTCTCCGAGACCGCGGCGGCGATGCTGCTGCTGGCGAACGGCCAGGCGCTCGAGCTGCGCGGCGACGCCACCGGGCCTGGCCCGGCTCACCAGCTACGCGCCACGCTCCGCCAGTGGGTCGCCCCCGTCGAGGAGGACCGGCGCCAGGACCTCGACATCGCAACGGTGCTCGACCACTACCGCGACGGCAGTCTGCTCGCCGCGCTCGAGGACGCGGACGGCGCCCGGTGAGGGCGGGTCTCCGACTGCACGAGACGCGCGTCGAGACCGACGTGCCCTTCCACCACGTCGACGCCCTGCGCATCGTGTGGCACGGCCACTACCCGAAGTACTTCGAGCTCGCGAGCACCGCACTCCTGCAGAAGCTCGGCCTCGATTCGGGCGAGATCGGCGGCACCCGCTTCAAGATGGTGGTAATCGACTCGGCGGTGCGGCACAGCTTCCCGATGCGCTATGCCGACCGGGTGGAGATCTGCGCCTGGATCTCCGAGTACGCCCGGCGCGTCACCGTGCGCTACGAGATCCGCAACCTCACCCACGACAAGCGCACCGCGCGCGGCCACACCACGCTCGCCACCCTCGACGACGAGGGACGCCTGCGGCTGGAAACGCCGCCCGAGATCGCGGCGCGCATCGCGGGCGACTCCCGCTAGGGAAGCGCTCGTTAGGCTGGGAAGGCGCTAGAAGCGCTCCGCCTGTGCGGCGAGGGTGTCGACATAGCGTCGCATGTCGTCCGGCGTGCGGGCCGTGCTGACCCCGACGATCCGATGTACGCCGAGCTCGGCGTAGCGCGCGAAGGTGGCGTCGTCCGGATCCGGCGGCGGCGAGACGCTCACCTCGAGATCGCCGAGCTTCGCGTCGCGCAGGCCTTCGTCGACCGCCTCGCGGATCCAACCGAGGCTCCGGGCGGTGATGTCCGGATCGGTGAAGAACCCGTACCAGCCGTTGCCCCGACGCGCAGCGCGGCGCGCCGCGGCTCGGCTCATGCCGCCCACGATGATCGGCGGGTGGGGCGATTGGTGGGGACGCGGGTGCGCGTCGATGCCCTCGAACCGGTAGTGCTTGCCGTGGAACGCGGGCTTCTCCTCGGTCCAGAGGGCGCGCAGAACGTCGATCGCCTCGTCGGTGACGGCTCCGCGCTCGGGGAAGTTCGCGCCGAGGGCGCGGAACTCGGGCTCGAGGTAGCCCGCGCCCAGCCCGAAGAGCAGCCGTCCGCGCGAGACCTGATCCAGGCTCGCCAGCTCCTTCGCGAGCTCGACCGGATTGCGCTGGGGCAGGATGATGATGCCCGTACCGAGCCGGATGCGTTCGGTGCGCGCCGCGATGGCCGCGAGCGCCACCGAGGGGTCCAGGAACGGGGTGCCCGGCTTGGCGGGCGAGGGCGGTACCTGGGGGTCGGGCAGCACCACGTGCTCGCCGGTCCACACCGACTCGAGCCCCGCCGCCTCGGCGTGCTCCGCAACGGCGAGCATGGCGTCGGTGTCGCCCAAGGGACCCATGTTGATTCCGAACAGTCCGAACTTCATCGCGTGCCTCTCTCGGTTCAGGCGCCGTGCAGGATCTCGCCGGGCGTCGCGCCGGTGGGCGTCCCCTGTTCCATCGCGGGGACGCCGTTCACCACGACCATCTCGTAGCCCTCCGCGTCCACCGTATAGCGCTCGGTGTTCGCGGGGAAGTCGCAGGCGATGCGATGCGCCCCGGCGCTGAGCTTGCTGCGATCGATCAGGTTGAGGTCGGCCTTCGCGCCGACGCGCAGGACGCCGCGGTCGCGCAGGCCGTGCACGGCGGCGGGCATGCCCGCCAGTCGCCACACCGCCTGCTCGAGGCTCAGGCGCTCGGGTACCCAGGTGTCGAGCAGCATCGTCGTGTAGTCGGCGCCGACGAAACTCGCGAGGTGGGCGCCACCATCGCTCGAGCCCGCCATGACCAGCGGCTCGGCGATCGTCTCGCCCACCACGTGCTCGATGAACTGGCGCGCGACGTCGTCCATGCGCGTCTTCCACGCCGTGGACAGATCTTCCGCGATGCTGAGGTCGAGGAACACGTCTAGCGGATCGGCGCCACGTTCCGCTGCGATCTCGCCCGCCGTCTTCCCCACCATCTCGCGGTTCTCGGGATCGCGAACGTGCTCGAGCTCCAGGTCGGCGATCTGGAAGGGCGCCGCTCGGGGCAGATCCAGCTCGGCGCGCATGCGCTGGCGGCGCTCCGGGTCGGCGAGGGCGCGGCAGCGCTCCTCGTTGGTGCCGGTGAGGGCTTCGAGCCAGGCCGGCATCTCGTCGAACACGAAGGTGTCCGAGAGCCGCAGATGCAACCCCATCTGCTGACTCATGAACTGGGGATGCAGACGCAACCCCTGCTCGCGCGCCTCACGCACGAAGGACAGCGTGTTCTGCCAGCCCATCGGCTGCTCCGGCGTCGGCGCCAGCGGACCGAGCTCGATCGCCTTGCCGGACACCCGGGCCATCTCGAGGACGAGCGCACGGTCGGCTTCATCGTGCCCTTCGCCGTGGCTGCGCGGAATGATCTCGATCACCCCATGGGTGAACTCGGCGAGCACCGAGGCCAGCGCGACCAGCTCTTCGGGGCTCGCGAAGTTCGAAGGCACCCCGCGACCGTCGGCGCCGACGTGCAGGTCGAGCTGCGACGTGGAGAAGCCGACCGCGCCTTCGCGCATCGCCTGGCGCACGAGCTCTTGCATCTGCACGATCTCGTCCGGGTTCGCCGTGCGTTCGGAGGCATCGTCGCCCATCACGAAACGGCGGACCGCGCAGTGGCCGACGTAGCCGCCCACGTTCAGCGCGATCTTGCCTTCGAGGCGCTTCCAGAAATCGGCGAAGCCGCCCCCGGTGAAGCGGAAGCCCTCCTTCATCGCTTCGGCCGACATGCCTTCCACGCGCGTGAGCATCCCGGCCAACCAACCGACGTCCTCGGGCTTCGCCGGATACAGGGTGAAGCCGCAGTTGCCGGTCAGCACGGTCGTGACGCCGTGCTGCATCGACGGCGACGCGGTCGGGTCCCAGTCGAGCTGCACGTCGTAGTGGGTGTGCACGTCGATGAAGCCCGGCGTTACGCACAGACCGTCGGCGTCGACGACGCGGGTGGCGCTCTCGTCGATGCGGCCGATGGCCGCCACGCGCCCGTCGCGAATGCCGACGTCGGCCGTGAAGGGCGGCAGGCCCGTACCGTCGACGACGCTACCGCCGCGAACCAAGAGATCGAGAGGCATCGGGGGACTCCTGTGTCGGTTCTCGGCCGGGGCGAGCAGTCTACGTGATACCTTTCCGACGCGTCCATGTGCGTGCGCGTACGCGCACGCGACGGAGCCCTGCCGGCGCCGCGACGGGAGAAGAGGTCATGCAACAAGTACGAATCCACGCGCCGGGCGAAGTGCAGCTCGACGACGTCCCGACGCCCGAGCCGGGCCCCCGCGACGCGGTCGTGCGCGTCCAGGCCTGCGGGATCTGCGGCAGCGACCTCGGCTACATCAAGATCGGCGGCATGGCCGGGCCTACGCCCGAGCCGATGCCGCTGGGTCACGAATTCTCGGCCGTCGTCGATCGCGTCGGCAGCGAGGTCCGTCGCTTCCCGCCGGGCACCCGCGTCGTGGTCAATCCCATCGCGGCATCGAACGCGATCGGCAGCGGTGGAGGCGAAGGCGCCTACGCGCCCGAGGTGCTGGTGCGCAACGTCGACGACGGCAGCGTGCTGTTTCCGATTCCCGAGGATCTGCCCTTCGACCGCGCGGCTCTCGCCGAGCCTCTCGGCGTCGGCATGCACGCCGTAGAGCGCGCGGGCGTGTCGCCCGGCGACCAGGTGACGATCTTCGGCGCCGGTCCGATCGGCTTGATGTCGCTGGCCGTCCTCAAATACCGGGGCTTCGACGACGTCGCGATCGTCGACCTGTCGCCCCACCGGCTCGGGATCGCCGAGAAGCTCGGCGCCAGCCTCTTGCTGAACCCCGACGACGGCGACCTCTGGAAGCGTCTCCGGAAGCTCCACGGGAAGGCGTTCTTCATGGACGTCGTGCCCACCACCGGAAGCCATGCGTACATCGAGGCGACGGGCTCGGAAGCAGTGCTCCAGGACATCCTCGCCCAGGCCCGCCCCGGTGCGGCGATCTCGTTGGTCGCGCTCCACCGCCAGCCCCGCACCCTCGATCTGATGAGCGTGATGGCGAAGGAGCTGACCATCGCCGGCTCGATCGCCTACCCCGAAGACTACGGAGACATGGTGCGCATGCTCTCCGAGGTGGACCTCTCCCCGGCGATCACGCACCGCTTCGGTCTTGCCGACTACACCCAGGCCCTCGACACGGCGCGCGATCCGAACGTCGCTGGCAAGGTGCTGATCGAACCCTGAGCCTCGCGCTCGGCGACCGGGGCAGGCGTCAATCGATACTGGCGTAGAGCGCCTCGACCAACCGCTCGCTGCGCGGGTCGCCAGTGATGCCGGTCTGCATCTGGTTCATCACGTAACCGAAGGCGAGTTCGCGCTCGGGGTCGGCGAAGGCCAGCGATCCGCCAGCACCCGGGTGACCGAAGCTGCCCTCCGGGCACGCCACGCCCAGGGTCGGGGGCAGCATGAAGCCGAGGCCGAAGGTCGTCGGAAGCGGAATCACGGCGTCGTCCCCCGACGCCTGTTCCGCGCGCGCCCGGTCCACCGACGCGGACGACAAGAGCCGCGTGCCGTCGATCTCTCCGATGACCGCCGCGTAGAAGCGCGCCAGCGCGCGCGCGGTCCCGATGCCGTTCGACGAGGGCATCTCGGCAGCGCGCACGGCGGGCTCGTTCCACATCGGACCGTACTGGAACAGGTTGGAGGGTCCGCTGAGCACGCGGCCGAGCAGGGTCTCGGGCCCCATGAACTTCTCGCGCAGGGCGATGAGCTTCGGATCGGTCGGTTCGGGCGGGCCGTAGAGGGTGGCGACGCGCGCTTGCTCCGCGTCGGGCAGCCCGATCCAGAAGTCGAGACCGAGGGGAGCCGCCGCTTCTTCCGCGAACACCTGGCCCAGCGTCTTCCCGGTCGCGCGCCGCACGCATTCGCCGAGGATCCAGCCGAAGCTGCGCGCGTGGTAGCCGTGGGCCGTGCCCGGTTCCCAGTTCGGCTTCTGGGCCGCGATCGCGTCGCAGACCGGCTGCCACGCCAGAACGTCTTCGAGGGTGAGATTCCCGTCGACGGCGGCGAGCCCGGCGCGGTGGGTGAGCACGTCGCGCAGCAGGATCCCGCCCTTCCCCTCGGCCGCGAACTCGGGCCAGAGGGCGGCGACCGGCGTGTCGAGGTCGAGCACGCCCCCCTCGACGAGACGGTGCACCAGCGTCGCGGTCAGTCCCTTGGTGG contains:
- a CDS encoding aromatic amino acid ammonia-lyase, with product MASKPEAAGLSGTPPPADTARSSSTPSPLTLGTEAVRLSDVCAVARGERRVVLAGDADYRARLQAGRTALASRLENGGEVYGVTTGVGASQGTHVEAHAREEAAAHILRFHGVGTGRVLDPEEAAAVVVTRLASLARGYSAVRPEVLERLCALLNARVLPRIPEEGSVGASGDLTPLSYVAALLVGEREAWVGDGIVDAAEAHQTQGLDPLALEPKESLALMNGTSVMTALAALSLERARRLARFACALTAMSVRAIAGNPAHYAPEIFALKPHPGSECAAAWIRADLAPADAWKPMRLQDVYSLRCAPHVIGVLLDALRFAEEWVEIELNGVNDNPIVDPDGGGVFHGGNFYGGHIAFAMDGVKAAVAGIADLVDRQMQLLCSPATNGGLPENLTAGAAGTHGFKALQISTSALAAEALKLTMPAASFSRSTEAHNQDKVSMGTIAARDCRRVLELSETAAAMLLLANGQALELRGDATGPGPAHQLRATLRQWVAPVEEDRRQDLDIATVLDHYRDGSLLAALEDADGAR
- a CDS encoding acyl-CoA thioesterase, whose protein sequence is MRAGLRLHETRVETDVPFHHVDALRIVWHGHYPKYFELASTALLQKLGLDSGEIGGTRFKMVVIDSAVRHSFPMRYADRVEICAWISEYARRVTVRYEIRNLTHDKRTARGHTTLATLDDEGRLRLETPPEIAARIAGDSR
- a CDS encoding LLM class F420-dependent oxidoreductase, producing MKFGLFGINMGPLGDTDAMLAVAEHAEAAGLESVWTGEHVVLPDPQVPPSPAKPGTPFLDPSVALAAIAARTERIRLGTGIIILPQRNPVELAKELASLDQVSRGRLLFGLGAGYLEPEFRALGANFPERGAVTDEAIDVLRALWTEEKPAFHGKHYRFEGIDAHPRPHQSPHPPIIVGGMSRAAARRAARRGNGWYGFFTDPDITARSLGWIREAVDEGLRDAKLGDLEVSVSPPPDPDDATFARYAELGVHRIVGVSTARTPDDMRRYVDTLAAQAERF
- a CDS encoding amidohydrolase family protein; amino-acid sequence: MPLDLLVRGGSVVDGTGLPPFTADVGIRDGRVAAIGRIDESATRVVDADGLCVTPGFIDVHTHYDVQLDWDPTASPSMQHGVTTVLTGNCGFTLYPAKPEDVGWLAGMLTRVEGMSAEAMKEGFRFTGGGFADFWKRLEGKIALNVGGYVGHCAVRRFVMGDDASERTANPDEIVQMQELVRQAMREGAVGFSTSQLDLHVGADGRGVPSNFASPEELVALASVLAEFTHGVIEIIPRSHGEGHDEADRALVLEMARVSGKAIELGPLAPTPEQPMGWQNTLSFVREAREQGLRLHPQFMSQQMGLHLRLSDTFVFDEMPAWLEALTGTNEERCRALADPERRQRMRAELDLPRAAPFQIADLELEHVRDPENREMVGKTAGEIAAERGADPLDVFLDLSIAEDLSTAWKTRMDDVARQFIEHVVGETIAEPLVMAGSSDGGAHLASFVGADYTTMLLDTWVPERLSLEQAVWRLAGMPAAVHGLRDRGVLRVGAKADLNLIDRSKLSAGAHRIACDFPANTERYTVDAEGYEMVVVNGVPAMEQGTPTGATPGEILHGA
- a CDS encoding zinc-binding dehydrogenase codes for the protein MQQVRIHAPGEVQLDDVPTPEPGPRDAVVRVQACGICGSDLGYIKIGGMAGPTPEPMPLGHEFSAVVDRVGSEVRRFPPGTRVVVNPIAASNAIGSGGGEGAYAPEVLVRNVDDGSVLFPIPEDLPFDRAALAEPLGVGMHAVERAGVSPGDQVTIFGAGPIGLMSLAVLKYRGFDDVAIVDLSPHRLGIAEKLGASLLLNPDDGDLWKRLRKLHGKAFFMDVVPTTGSHAYIEATGSEAVLQDILAQARPGAAISLVALHRQPRTLDLMSVMAKELTIAGSIAYPEDYGDMVRMLSEVDLSPAITHRFGLADYTQALDTARDPNVAGKVLIEP
- a CDS encoding serine hydrolase domain-containing protein, yielding MSEVHGRFEPRFAAVRDAFAQNLPEEVGAACCVYWRGAPVVDVWGGLADRDSGAPWQEDTAGIVFSTTKGLTATLVHRLVEGGVLDLDTPVAALWPEFAAEGKGGILLRDVLTHRAGLAAVDGNLTLEDVLAWQPVCDAIAAQKPNWEPGTAHGYHARSFGWILGECVRRATGKTLGQVFAEEAAAPLGLDFWIGLPDAEQARVATLYGPPEPTDPKLIALREKFMGPETLLGRVLSGPSNLFQYGPMWNEPAVRAAEMPSSNGIGTARALARFYAAVIGEIDGTRLLSSASVDRARAEQASGDDAVIPLPTTFGLGFMLPPTLGVACPEGSFGHPGAGGSLAFADPERELAFGYVMNQMQTGITGDPRSERLVEALYASID